A single window of Streptomyces sp. NBC_00464 DNA harbors:
- a CDS encoding magnesium and cobalt transport protein CorA, which translates to MSMIRDLRAVVRPSLRKTNPLHNSYDTTRDPSASSAVVDCAVYRDGRRIAEVEGTCRTPHEAMLRVRENGGFAWIGLHEPTEEEFAGIAREFGLHPLAVEDAVHAHQRPKLERYDDTLFTVFKTIHYVEHAELTATSEVVETGEVMCFTGRDFVITVRHGGHGSLRALRHRLQDDPELLAKGPSAVLHSIADHVVDGYIAVASAVQDDIDEVEIEVFSTPDKGSPRGSDAGRIYQLKREVLEFKRAVSPLLRPMQLLSERPMRLIDPDIQKYFRDVADHLVRVQEEVIGFDELLNSILQANLAQATVAQNEDMRKITSWAAIVAVPTMICGVYGMNFKHMPELRWTYGYPMVMGFIGVVCFSIHRMLKRNGWL; encoded by the coding sequence ATGTCGATGATCCGCGACCTGCGCGCTGTGGTGCGCCCGTCCCTGCGCAAGACCAACCCCCTGCACAACAGCTACGACACCACGCGTGACCCGTCAGCCTCCAGCGCGGTCGTCGACTGCGCGGTCTACCGCGACGGCCGCCGTATCGCCGAGGTGGAGGGCACCTGCCGTACGCCGCACGAGGCGATGCTCCGCGTACGGGAGAACGGCGGCTTCGCCTGGATCGGCCTCCACGAGCCGACCGAGGAGGAGTTCGCGGGCATCGCCCGGGAGTTCGGCCTTCACCCGCTCGCCGTCGAGGACGCCGTCCACGCCCACCAGCGGCCCAAGCTGGAGCGCTACGACGACACGCTGTTCACCGTCTTCAAGACGATCCACTACGTCGAGCACGCCGAGCTGACCGCGACCAGCGAGGTCGTGGAGACCGGCGAAGTGATGTGCTTCACCGGCCGGGACTTCGTCATCACCGTCCGGCACGGCGGCCACGGCTCGCTGCGCGCGCTGCGCCACCGGCTGCAGGACGACCCCGAGCTCCTCGCCAAGGGCCCGTCCGCGGTGCTGCACTCCATCGCCGACCATGTCGTCGACGGGTACATCGCGGTGGCGTCCGCGGTGCAGGACGACATCGACGAGGTGGAGATCGAGGTCTTCTCCACGCCGGACAAGGGCAGTCCGCGCGGTTCGGACGCGGGCCGGATCTACCAGCTCAAGCGCGAGGTGCTGGAGTTCAAGCGGGCCGTCTCGCCCCTGCTGCGCCCGATGCAGCTGCTCAGCGAGCGGCCGATGCGTTTGATCGACCCGGACATCCAGAAGTACTTCCGGGACGTGGCCGACCACCTGGTCCGGGTGCAGGAAGAGGTCATCGGCTTCGACGAACTGCTGAACTCGATCCTCCAGGCCAACCTGGCGCAGGCGACCGTGGCGCAGAACGAGGACATGCGCAAGATCACGTCCTGGGCGGCCATCGTCGCCGTACCGACGATGATCTGCGGCGTCTACGGCATGAACTTCAAGCACATGCCGGAGCTGCGCTGGACGTACGGCTACCCGATGGTGATGGGCTTCATCGGCGTGGTCTGCTTCTCCATCCACCGGATGCTGAAGCGCAACGGCTGGCTCTGA
- a CDS encoding magnesium transporter MgtE N-terminal domain-containing protein, protein MAPGTPRVFVSHLSGVPVFDPNGDQVGRVRDLVAMLRVGGRPPRLLGIVVEVVSRRRIFLPMTRVTGIESGQVITTGVVNMRRFEQRPTERLVLGEFLDRRVSLVETGEEVTVLDVAIQQLPARRDWEIDRYFVRKGRGGALRRKGETLTVEWSAVSGFSLEEEGQGAESLVATFEKLRPTDVANALHHLTPKRRAEVAAALDDDRLADVLEELPEDDQVEIIGKLKEERAADVLEAMDPDDAADLLSELPEADKERLLTLMRPDDAADVRRLMSYEERTAGGLMTTEPIILRPDATVADALARVRQSDLSPALAAQVYVCRSPDETPTGKYLGTVHFQRLLRDPPFTLVSSIVDSDLVALTPQTPLSVVTSYLAAYNMVSVPVVDESGSLLGAVTVDDVLDHLLPDDWRETDFHGREGVLGDR, encoded by the coding sequence ATGGCACCAGGCACGCCCCGCGTCTTCGTCTCGCACCTGTCCGGCGTACCGGTCTTCGACCCCAACGGTGACCAGGTGGGACGCGTCCGCGACCTGGTCGCGATGCTCCGGGTCGGCGGCCGGCCGCCCAGGCTGCTGGGCATCGTCGTCGAGGTGGTGAGCCGACGCCGGATCTTCCTCCCGATGACCCGGGTGACGGGCATCGAGTCGGGGCAGGTCATCACCACCGGTGTGGTCAACATGCGGCGCTTCGAACAGCGGCCCACCGAACGTCTGGTGCTCGGCGAGTTCCTCGACCGGCGGGTCAGCCTGGTGGAGACCGGCGAGGAGGTCACCGTCCTGGACGTGGCCATCCAGCAGCTGCCGGCCCGCCGCGACTGGGAGATCGACAGGTACTTCGTCCGCAAGGGCCGGGGCGGTGCGCTGCGCCGCAAGGGCGAGACCCTGACCGTCGAGTGGTCGGCCGTCAGCGGCTTCTCGCTGGAGGAGGAGGGGCAGGGCGCGGAGTCACTGGTCGCCACGTTCGAGAAGCTGCGCCCCACCGATGTGGCCAACGCGCTGCACCACCTCACGCCGAAGCGGCGGGCGGAGGTCGCCGCCGCGCTGGACGACGACCGGCTGGCCGACGTACTGGAGGAGCTCCCCGAGGACGACCAGGTGGAGATCATCGGCAAGCTCAAGGAGGAGCGCGCCGCGGACGTCCTGGAGGCCATGGACCCCGATGACGCGGCCGACCTGCTCTCCGAGCTGCCCGAGGCGGACAAGGAGCGGCTGCTGACGCTGATGCGTCCGGACGACGCGGCCGACGTGCGGCGCCTGATGTCGTACGAGGAGCGGACGGCGGGCGGTCTGATGACCACCGAGCCGATCATCCTGCGCCCGGACGCGACGGTGGCCGACGCGCTCGCCCGGGTCCGCCAGTCGGACCTGTCCCCGGCGCTCGCCGCACAGGTGTACGTGTGCCGGTCGCCGGACGAGACGCCGACGGGCAAGTACCTGGGCACGGTGCACTTCCAGCGGCTGCTGCGGGACCCGCCGTTCACCCTGGTCAGCTCGATCGTCGACAGCGATCTCGTGGCGCTGACACCCCAGACCCCGCTGTCGGTGGTGACCAGCTATCTGGCGGCGTACAACATGGTCTCGGTGCCCGTGGTGGACGAGAGCGGCTCGCTGCTGGGCGCGGTGACGGTCGACGACGTCCTGGACCACCTGCTGCCGGACGACTGGCGGGAGACCGACTTCCACGGCCGTGAGGGGGTGCTCGGTGACCGGTGA
- a CDS encoding DUF1003 domain-containing protein, with translation MTGEDRSRASNGSTALTRTPRARLDQPKDPRRRLLPEYDPEAFGRFSERIARFLGTGRFIVWMTLIIILWVVWNIFAPEPLRFDEYPFIFLTLMLSLQASYAAPLILLAQNRQDDRDRVTHEQDRKQNERSIADTEYLTREIAALRMGLGEVATRDWIRSELEDLVKHLDERRALQPAESDEDR, from the coding sequence GTGACCGGTGAGGACCGCTCCAGGGCGTCGAACGGCTCGACGGCTCTGACGCGCACCCCCAGGGCCCGGCTCGACCAGCCCAAGGACCCGCGCCGCCGACTGCTGCCGGAGTACGACCCCGAGGCGTTCGGCCGGTTCTCGGAGCGCATCGCGCGTTTCCTGGGCACCGGGCGGTTCATCGTCTGGATGACGCTGATCATCATCCTGTGGGTGGTCTGGAACATCTTCGCGCCCGAGCCGCTGCGGTTCGACGAGTACCCGTTCATCTTTCTGACCCTGATGCTCTCGCTCCAGGCCTCGTACGCGGCCCCGCTGATCCTCCTCGCACAGAACCGGCAGGACGACCGCGACCGGGTCACCCACGAGCAGGACCGCAAGCAGAACGAGCGCTCCATCGCCGACACCGAGTACCTGACCAGGGAGATCGCCGCGTTGCGGATGGGTCTCGGGGAGGTCGCCACGCGCGACTGGATCCGCTCCGAACTGGAGGACCTGGTGAAGCACCTGGACGAGCGCCGGGCACTGCAGCCCGCCGAGAGTGACGAAGACCGCTGA
- a CDS encoding Mrp/NBP35 family ATP-binding protein has protein sequence MATEDAVLEALATVNDPEIHRPITELGMVKSVEIDPDGVVAVTVYLTVSGCPMRETITKNVTEAVALVEGVSRVEVTLDVMSDEQRKELATSLRGGTAEREVPFAKPGSLTRVYAVASGKGGVGKSSVTVNLAAAMAADGLKVGVVDADIYGHSVPRMLGADGKPTQVENMIMPPSAHGVKVISIGMFTPGNAPVVWRGPMLHRALQQFLADVYWGDLDVLLLDLPPGTGDIAISVAQLVPNAEILVVTTPQQAAAEVAERAGSIAVQTHQKIVGVVENMSGMPCPHCDEMVDVFGSGGGARVAEGLTKTVGAEVPVLGSIPIDVRLREGGDEGRPVVLSDPDSPAGKALRSIADKLGGRQRGLSGMSLGITPRNKF, from the coding sequence ATGGCTACGGAAGACGCGGTGCTTGAGGCACTGGCGACAGTGAACGACCCGGAGATCCACCGCCCGATCACCGAGCTCGGCATGGTGAAATCGGTCGAAATCGATCCTGACGGTGTGGTCGCTGTCACGGTGTACCTCACCGTCTCCGGCTGCCCGATGCGCGAGACGATCACCAAGAACGTGACGGAAGCGGTGGCCCTCGTCGAAGGGGTGTCCCGGGTCGAGGTCACGCTCGACGTGATGAGCGACGAGCAGCGCAAGGAGCTCGCGACCTCGCTGCGCGGCGGCACGGCGGAGCGCGAGGTGCCCTTCGCCAAGCCCGGCTCGCTGACCCGGGTGTACGCGGTCGCCTCCGGCAAGGGCGGCGTCGGCAAGTCCTCGGTGACGGTGAACCTCGCGGCGGCGATGGCGGCCGACGGGCTCAAGGTCGGTGTCGTGGACGCGGACATCTACGGGCACAGCGTGCCCCGGATGCTCGGCGCGGACGGCAAGCCCACCCAGGTCGAGAACATGATCATGCCGCCGTCGGCACACGGCGTGAAGGTCATCTCCATCGGCATGTTCACCCCGGGCAACGCCCCGGTGGTGTGGCGCGGACCGATGCTGCACCGCGCGCTTCAGCAGTTCCTCGCCGATGTGTACTGGGGCGACCTGGACGTCCTGCTGCTCGACCTGCCGCCGGGCACCGGTGACATCGCGATCTCCGTGGCCCAGCTGGTGCCGAACGCGGAGATCCTCGTCGTCACGACCCCGCAGCAGGCCGCGGCCGAGGTGGCCGAGCGGGCCGGTTCGATCGCCGTGCAGACCCACCAGAAGATCGTCGGCGTCGTCGAGAACATGTCGGGCATGCCGTGCCCGCACTGCGACGAGATGGTCGACGTGTTCGGCTCCGGCGGTGGCGCACGGGTCGCCGAGGGGCTGACGAAGACCGTCGGCGCCGAGGTGCCGGTGCTCGGCTCCATCCCGATCGACGTACGGCTGCGCGAGGGCGGCGACGAGGGCAGGCCCGTCGTCCTGTCCGACCCCGACTCCCCGGCCGGCAAGGCCCTGCGCTCCATCGCGGACAAGCTGGGCGGCCGTCAGCGCGGCCTGTCCGGCATGTCCCTGGGCATCACCCCGCGCAACAAGTTCTGA
- a CDS encoding sec-independent translocase — MFNDIGPLELVALAIIGVLVFGPDKLPKVIQDASRFIRKIREFSESAKEDIRTELGPEFKDFEFEDLNPKTFVRKQLMDGNDDLGLKEIRESFDLRKEVAEVTDAVNGRETPAVEAKSGVSGAAAVTAANGSPGAPDLLKKREQPTKTDHPPFDADAT; from the coding sequence GTGTTCAATGACATAGGACCACTCGAGCTGGTGGCGCTCGCCATCATCGGCGTGCTCGTCTTCGGCCCGGACAAGCTCCCCAAGGTCATCCAGGACGCTTCGCGCTTCATCCGCAAGATCCGGGAGTTCTCGGAGAGCGCCAAGGAAGACATCCGTACGGAGCTCGGCCCGGAGTTCAAGGACTTCGAGTTCGAGGACCTGAACCCCAAGACGTTCGTCCGTAAGCAGCTCATGGACGGCAACGACGATCTGGGGCTGAAGGAGATCCGGGAAAGCTTCGACCTGCGCAAGGAGGTCGCCGAGGTCACCGACGCGGTGAACGGGCGCGAGACCCCTGCCGTCGAGGCGAAGAGCGGCGTGTCGGGCGCTGCCGCGGTCACCGCGGCGAACGGCTCGCCGGGCGCTCCCGACCTGCTCAAGAAGCGTGAGCAGCCCACGAAGACGGATCACCCGCCGTTCGACGCAGACGCCACCTGA
- a CDS encoding S1C family serine protease translates to MDDGKTTEPKAKWWSRPTPGRGTRTAPQEPSPVEDAMPPAVAPAGAPADVPAVSEAPQAVPHEAATTGTPAPEAAAPAPQAAQPLHEPDQYSTPPYGGPGPWAPAPPVQRPTPAHGTPVPPAYAGTNGSGMTVPPAPAPAFQAPPQLPPHPQVPGQAAHPQAAHPQPHPQPHPQPPSPQWLQYDPWGAPRQPLITRPGPPLGPDGRRKNRRGPVLVGALLLALVAGGIGGGIGAYIERNGGFTQVQLDQDERNGGGRAPDSVAGIAASALPSVVTLHVSGSTESGTGTGFVLDDQGHILTNNHVVAPAGSSGEITVTFSGGETASAEIIGKDSGYDLAVVKVSGVSGLKPLPLGNSDNVQVGDPVVAIGAPFDLSNTVTSGIISAKDRPITAGGEKGDGSDISYVDALQTDAPINPGNSGGPLVDTDAHVIGINSAIRAADSGSTTEGGQAGSIGLGFAIPINQGKRVAEELINTGKATHPVIGVSLDMKYTGDGAKVGAKGADGKSSVSEGGPGAEAGIQPGDVITEVNGKRVHSGEELIVKIRSHRPGDRLKLTLTRGGKDLSMTLTLGSATGT, encoded by the coding sequence ATGGACGACGGGAAGACCACCGAGCCGAAGGCGAAGTGGTGGAGCCGGCCCACGCCGGGACGCGGCACGCGCACGGCGCCTCAGGAGCCGTCGCCCGTCGAGGACGCGATGCCCCCGGCAGTTGCGCCGGCAGGTGCCCCGGCAGATGTTCCGGCTGTGAGCGAGGCACCTCAGGCCGTGCCGCACGAGGCCGCGACAACCGGGACCCCGGCGCCCGAGGCCGCGGCACCCGCGCCGCAGGCCGCGCAGCCGCTCCACGAGCCCGACCAGTACAGCACCCCGCCCTACGGTGGCCCCGGCCCCTGGGCGCCCGCACCGCCCGTGCAGCGGCCGACCCCGGCGCACGGCACCCCCGTCCCCCCGGCCTACGCGGGGACGAACGGCTCCGGCATGACGGTCCCGCCCGCCCCTGCGCCCGCGTTCCAGGCCCCGCCCCAGCTGCCGCCGCACCCACAGGTCCCGGGTCAGGCCGCCCACCCCCAGGCCGCTCATCCTCAGCCGCACCCCCAGCCACATCCCCAGCCCCCGTCGCCGCAGTGGCTCCAGTACGACCCCTGGGGCGCGCCCCGGCAGCCGCTCATCACCCGGCCCGGCCCCCCGCTCGGCCCCGACGGCCGCCGGAAGAACCGACGCGGGCCGGTCCTCGTCGGCGCACTGCTCCTCGCTCTGGTGGCGGGCGGCATCGGCGGCGGCATCGGCGCCTACATAGAGCGCAACGGCGGCTTCACCCAGGTCCAACTGGACCAGGACGAGCGGAACGGCGGCGGACGCGCCCCCGACAGCGTCGCGGGCATAGCGGCGAGCGCCCTGCCCAGCGTGGTCACCCTGCACGTCAGCGGCAGCACCGAATCGGGCACCGGCACCGGCTTCGTCCTCGACGACCAGGGCCACATCCTGACCAACAACCACGTGGTCGCCCCGGCCGGTTCCTCCGGCGAGATCACCGTGACCTTCAGCGGCGGCGAGACGGCGAGCGCCGAGATCATCGGCAAGGACAGCGGCTACGACCTGGCCGTGGTCAAGGTCAGCGGCGTCTCGGGCCTGAAGCCCCTGCCCCTGGGCAACTCCGACAACGTGCAGGTCGGGGACCCGGTGGTGGCCATCGGCGCACCCTTCGACCTGTCCAACACCGTCACCTCCGGCATCATCAGCGCCAAGGACCGGCCGATCACCGCGGGCGGGGAGAAGGGCGACGGCAGCGACATCAGCTACGTCGACGCGCTCCAGACCGACGCCCCGATCAACCCGGGCAACTCCGGCGGCCCGCTGGTGGACACCGACGCGCACGTGATCGGGATCAACAGCGCCATCCGCGCCGCGGACAGCGGTTCGACCACGGAGGGCGGCCAGGCCGGTTCCATCGGTCTCGGCTTCGCCATCCCGATCAACCAGGGCAAGCGCGTCGCCGAGGAGCTCATCAACACCGGGAAGGCCACCCACCCGGTGATCGGTGTGAGCCTCGACATGAAGTACACGGGGGACGGCGCCAAGGTCGGGGCCAAGGGCGCCGACGGCAAGTCCTCCGTCTCCGAGGGAGGTCCCGGGGCCGAGGCGGGCATCCAGCCCGGTGACGTCATCACCGAAGTGAACGGCAAGCGGGTGCACAGCGGCGAGGAGCTGATAGTGAAGATCCGCTCGCACCGGCCGGGCGACCGGCTGAAGCTCACGCTGACCCGCGGTGGTAAAGACCTGTCCATGACTTTGACGCTCGGCTCGGCAACAGGCACATGA
- a CDS encoding anti-sigma factor family protein: protein MSGTGPTPAEQHLGDRLAALVDGELKHDVRDRVLAHLATCTKCKAEAAAQRRLKSVFAQSAPPSPSEGFLARLQGLPGGPGGDDDGRGRPSGDSGRFGDGVFPVMQPSGRRDQGSSAGSPPATFGYLPTLHGSTAVLPAGPAGSVFRIHEVGREGERSPWRGRRFAFAAASAVSLAAIALGGALPTDSGIETPARAEGPGNTVAPLDADARAASGTVSRRGGGSHGTLAAAGADRPFSLAVNAAPLTFSSAPPLLGTGGLNGSPFALPVQSTVSAPSLIRPDASNPLFARALGSGLTPAEPVVPSAEPSRTPTSAAGAPAPADHGLPLSPRR from the coding sequence GTGAGCGGCACAGGTCCGACCCCCGCGGAACAGCACCTGGGGGACCGTCTTGCCGCGCTTGTCGACGGCGAGCTGAAGCACGACGTCCGCGACCGGGTGCTCGCGCACCTCGCGACCTGTACCAAGTGCAAGGCCGAGGCTGCCGCTCAGCGGCGTCTGAAGAGTGTCTTCGCGCAGTCGGCCCCGCCCTCGCCCTCCGAGGGCTTCCTTGCCCGGCTCCAGGGCCTTCCCGGCGGACCCGGTGGTGACGACGACGGTCGGGGAAGACCGTCGGGTGACTCAGGGCGCTTCGGTGACGGGGTCTTTCCTGTGATGCAGCCCTCGGGCCGTCGTGACCAAGGGTCCTCGGCCGGTTCCCCGCCGGCCACTTTCGGCTACCTGCCGACTCTGCACGGTTCGACCGCGGTGCTGCCTGCCGGCCCGGCCGGTTCCGTCTTCCGGATCCATGAGGTCGGCCGCGAGGGCGAGCGCTCACCGTGGCGCGGCCGCCGGTTCGCCTTCGCAGCCGCCAGCGCCGTTTCGCTGGCCGCCATCGCACTCGGCGGCGCCCTGCCGACGGACTCCGGCATCGAGACCCCCGCGCGGGCCGAGGGCCCGGGCAATACCGTGGCCCCGCTCGACGCCGACGCCCGTGCGGCGAGCGGCACCGTCAGCCGGCGCGGAGGCGGCAGCCATGGCACGCTCGCCGCGGCCGGAGCCGACCGCCCGTTCTCGCTCGCGGTGAACGCCGCGCCGCTGACGTTCTCCTCGGCGCCGCCCCTCCTCGGCACCGGCGGTCTCAACGGGTCCCCGTTCGCCCTTCCCGTCCAGTCCACCGTGTCCGCGCCCTCGCTGATACGTCCTGACGCAAGCAATCCCTTGTTCGCCCGGGCCCTCGGCAGCGGACTCACCCCGGCCGAACCCGTCGTGCCCTCCGCGGAGCCGTCCCGGACCCCCACATCGGCCGCCGGAGCACCGGCCCCCGCCGATCATGGCCTGCCGCTTTCACCCCGCCGCTGA
- the sigE gene encoding RNA polymerase sigma factor SigE: protein MVGTPLDTTRADRGGAAAPVDRGGVLWRFLRSAGEPKSVTNIADRSSNDSAPTATFASDADSQAWTPPSWEEIVSTHSGRVYRLAYRLTGNQHDAEDLTQEVFVRVFRSLSTYTPGTFEGWLHRITTNLFLDMVRRKQRIRFDSLGDDAAERLPSREPSPQQVFNDTHFDADVQQALDTLAPEFRAAVVLCDIEGLSYEEIAATLGVKLGTVRSRIHRGRSHLRKALQHRSPEARAEQRSLAGALVSGEGGTA, encoded by the coding sequence ATGGTAGGGACTCCACTGGACACCACCAGAGCCGACAGGGGAGGTGCGGCTGCGCCTGTGGATCGGGGAGGAGTGCTGTGGCGCTTTCTCAGGTCGGCGGGTGAGCCGAAATCCGTGACCAACATTGCTGACCGTTCTTCCAACGACTCCGCACCGACCGCGACCTTCGCCTCAGATGCGGACTCCCAGGCGTGGACGCCGCCCTCATGGGAAGAGATCGTCAGCACGCACAGCGGTCGTGTCTACCGCCTTGCCTACCGACTGACGGGTAACCAGCACGACGCCGAGGACCTCACTCAGGAGGTCTTCGTCCGGGTGTTCCGTTCGCTGTCGACGTACACGCCCGGCACCTTCGAGGGCTGGCTGCACCGGATCACGACCAATCTGTTCCTGGACATGGTCCGCCGCAAGCAGCGCATCCGCTTCGACTCCCTCGGGGACGACGCCGCCGAGCGGCTGCCGAGCCGTGAGCCGTCGCCGCAGCAGGTCTTCAACGACACCCACTTCGACGCGGACGTCCAGCAGGCGCTGGACACCCTTGCGCCCGAATTCCGGGCCGCGGTCGTGCTCTGTGACATCGAGGGACTTTCGTACGAGGAGATCGCCGCGACACTCGGCGTGAAGCTCGGCACCGTGCGCAGCCGTATCCACCGCGGGCGCTCGCACCTGCGCAAGGCGCTGCAGCACCGATCGCCCGAGGCTCGCGCCGAGCAGCGCTCGCTGGCGGGAGCCCTCGTTTCCGGGGAGGGCGGAACGGCGTGA
- a CDS encoding O-methyltransferase, with product MRQLRGQERVITANRQTSWAFADAFVAEDEALRWARDRARDAGLRSVSPGTGSALRLLAATTDAKAVAEIGTGTGVSGLYLLQGMRPDGVLTTVDPEPERQQFAREAFRAAGFAANRARFIPGRALDVLPRLADGGYDLVFCDGDRLESLDCLAESLRLLRPGGLVCFEGVFADGRTVDSAAQPAEVLRLRELLRAVRESQELLATLLPVGDGLLCAVRRG from the coding sequence TTGCGCCAACTACGGGGACAGGAGAGGGTCATCACCGCCAACCGGCAGACGAGCTGGGCGTTCGCCGACGCCTTTGTCGCCGAGGACGAAGCACTGCGCTGGGCCCGGGACCGGGCACGGGACGCGGGGCTCCGCTCGGTGTCGCCAGGCACCGGCTCCGCGCTGCGCCTGCTTGCTGCCACGACGGACGCCAAGGCGGTGGCCGAGATCGGCACCGGCACGGGCGTGTCCGGCCTCTATCTGCTGCAGGGCATGCGGCCCGACGGAGTGCTGACCACGGTCGACCCGGAACCCGAACGCCAGCAGTTCGCCCGCGAGGCGTTCCGCGCGGCGGGCTTCGCCGCCAATCGGGCCCGCTTCATCCCCGGCCGCGCCCTCGACGTACTCCCCCGGCTGGCGGACGGCGGATACGACCTCGTGTTCTGTGACGGCGACCGGCTGGAGAGCCTGGACTGCCTCGCTGAATCGTTGCGCCTGCTGCGACCTGGCGGTCTGGTCTGCTTCGAGGGTGTTTTCGCGGACGGCCGTACGGTCGACTCCGCCGCCCAGCCCGCGGAGGTGCTGCGCCTGCGCGAGCTGCTGCGCGCGGTCCGCGAGAGCCAGGAGCTGCTGGCGACGCTGCTGCCGGTGGGCGACGGCCTCCTCTGCGCGGTACGACGCGGCTGA
- a CDS encoding DUF3117 domain-containing protein, whose translation MAAMKPRTGDGPLEVTKEGRGIVMRVPLEGGGRLVVELTPDEADALGDALKKVVG comes from the coding sequence ATGGCGGCCATGAAGCCGCGGACGGGCGACGGCCCGCTCGAGGTGACAAAGGAGGGGCGGGGCATCGTCATGCGCGTTCCGCTCGAAGGCGGCGGTCGGCTTGTCGTGGAGCTGACTCCGGACGAGGCCGATGCGCTCGGCGATGCCCTCAAGAAGGTCGTCGGCTAA
- a CDS encoding enoyl-CoA hydratase/isomerase family protein: MADHDDTVLYEVSDGLATITINRPDAMNAMNTSAKVALRDALQSAGADTAVRAVLLTAAGGRAFCVGQDLKEHLSKLSEVRASGSGNALSTVQEHYNPIVRALTEMPKPVVAGVNGAAAGAGFGFALACDYRVAADTASFNTSFAGVALTADSGVSWTLPRLIGHSRAADLLLFPRSISAQDAHDLGIVNRLVPAADLVAEATAVARVLADGPTVAYAALKESLAYGAGHTLSEALEKEDELQTLAGASQDHAIAVQAFLDKEKNPKYVGR; the protein is encoded by the coding sequence ATGGCCGATCACGACGACACCGTGCTCTACGAAGTGAGCGACGGACTCGCGACGATCACGATCAACCGCCCCGACGCGATGAACGCGATGAACACCTCGGCCAAGGTGGCGTTGCGTGACGCCCTGCAGTCGGCCGGCGCCGACACCGCCGTGCGGGCGGTTCTGCTCACCGCGGCCGGCGGGCGCGCCTTCTGTGTCGGCCAGGACCTCAAGGAGCACCTCTCCAAGCTGTCCGAGGTCCGCGCGTCGGGCAGCGGCAACGCCCTCAGCACGGTGCAGGAGCACTACAACCCGATCGTGCGGGCGCTCACCGAGATGCCGAAGCCGGTCGTCGCCGGGGTCAACGGCGCCGCGGCAGGTGCGGGCTTCGGTTTCGCACTCGCCTGCGACTACCGGGTCGCCGCCGACACCGCCTCGTTCAACACCTCGTTCGCCGGGGTCGCTCTCACGGCGGACTCGGGCGTCTCCTGGACACTGCCCCGGCTGATCGGCCACAGCCGCGCCGCCGATCTGCTGCTCTTCCCGCGCTCCATCTCCGCGCAGGACGCCCATGACCTGGGCATCGTGAACAGGCTGGTGCCCGCCGCCGACCTCGTCGCCGAGGCCACCGCGGTGGCCCGCGTCCTGGCGGACGGCCCGACGGTGGCGTACGCCGCGCTCAAGGAGTCGCTGGCCTACGGGGCCGGTCACACCCTGAGCGAGGCGCTGGAGAAGGAGGACGAACTCCAGACCCTGGCGGGCGCGTCGCAGGACCACGCGATCGCGGTGCAGGCGTTCCTCGACAAGGAGAAGAACCCGAAATACGTCGGGCGGTAG
- a CDS encoding DNA-3-methyladenine glycosylase I — protein sequence MSGGAEAAADGGLRCPWGLSTEDYLVYHDTEWGRPVHGDDALFERLCLEAFQSGLSWLTILRRREGFRGAFAGFSIPKVAAFTDTDRERLLADAGIIRNRAKIDATLANAQVLAGWQDGELDELIWSYAPESASRPVPRVLGDVAAVTAESTALAKDLKKRGLRFIGPTTAYALMQACGLVDDHLADCVARGGGTAA from the coding sequence ATGAGCGGCGGCGCCGAAGCGGCGGCGGACGGCGGACTGCGCTGTCCCTGGGGCCTGTCCACCGAGGACTACCTCGTCTACCACGACACCGAATGGGGCCGCCCGGTCCACGGCGACGACGCCCTCTTCGAGCGGCTGTGCCTGGAGGCGTTCCAGTCCGGGCTGTCGTGGCTGACGATCCTGCGTCGCCGGGAGGGCTTTCGCGGCGCGTTCGCCGGGTTCAGCATCCCGAAGGTGGCGGCGTTCACCGACACGGACCGGGAGCGGCTCCTCGCCGACGCGGGCATCATCCGCAACCGGGCGAAGATCGACGCCACCCTCGCCAACGCCCAGGTGCTGGCCGGCTGGCAGGACGGCGAGCTGGACGAGCTGATCTGGTCGTACGCCCCCGAGTCGGCGAGCCGCCCCGTGCCGCGCGTCCTCGGGGACGTGGCGGCCGTCACCGCGGAGTCCACGGCACTGGCGAAGGACCTCAAGAAGCGCGGGCTGCGGTTCATCGGCCCGACCACGGCCTACGCCCTGATGCAGGCGTGCGGCCTGGTCGACGACCATCTCGCGGACTGCGTGGCCCGCGGCGGCGGTACCGCGGCGTAA